The nucleotide sequence ACAGCCTGCCACGGTGCATCCGTACTATCGGGCTGAGGTGCGTGCCAAGGTTTCAGGCTATGTCGGTGAAGTGAAGGCGGACATCGGAGACGTTGTCGAAGCAGGCGCAACCCTGGCGGTCATTAATGTGCCAGAGATGCGCAAACAAAGAGAAATCATCGAAGCCCGAATCACTCGTTTTGAATCTGAAGAAGCCCGAGCTCAGGCAGGCGTTCAACTGGCTGAGGCCAACGTTCGATCAGCGGAAGCCAAACTCGCTCAAGCCAAGTCCGAAATGAATCGCGCGGACGCTTCGCTGGCTGCAATGGAAGCGGAATTCAACCGAACTCAAGATCTTGTGCAGCGTCAGTCGCTAGAAAGTCGCGTGCTGGATGAAGTTCGAAAGAAGCGGGATTCAGAACGAGCCAACAAAGAAGCCACAGCTTCGGCAATCAACTCCGCCGAAGCAGACGTCGCAGTCGCTCAGGCACAGTTGACCTCGGCTCAAGCGGATCTCAAAGCGGATGAAGCCGAGACTGCCATCGCTCAACGGCAGCTTGAAGAAATTGATGTTCTGATTGACTACTCCACTCTCAAAGCTCCATTCGCTGGGGTTGTGACTCAACGACACGTTGATCCCGGAGATCTCGTGCGGGAGACAAGTGAAGTCGGCAGCGGTAAGCCTCTATTTGTCGTCAGTCAAATGGAGACCGTTCGCATTCAGATTCCCGTTCCGGAGGTCGACGCCGCTCTGATTCGACGAGGCGATTCCATTACTCTCCGATTCCCATCGTTCCCCGACGAAGAGCCAATGACTGCCAGCGTGACACGACTCGCAGGAGACCTTGATCCGAGCACGCGTACGATGTTGGTCGAAGCTGAAGTCGAGAACTCCGACGGTAAATTGATTCCGGGGATGTTCGGAGAAGCATCGATTTCACTCTCGACAAAAATCGCTGCGACCATGTTACCCGCTCGCGCTGTGCGGTTTTCGGAGACGGGCGAAGCCTACGTTTACATCGTCGAAGGTGACTCCACCGTTTCCGTCTCTCCGGTTGAAACCGGTCTGGACGATGGACTTTCCATTCAGATCGTGGCTGGACTCGCTCCGGGTCAACAAGTCATCGACGCCCACCTGAAGCGATTCACTGACGGCGAGAAAGTCGTTCCTCTGAGTCGCTAAACATGTTGTTCCTGCCTGTGCACCCACTTGAAAAATTCGACACTCTTTGCGTTCACTTCGACACATCAGGTTTCGAATTCCCAAGTTCAATGAGTGCTCTCACCTTCGCAACATAGATCCAATCAGTCGCTCCGGTTCGAGATGAAACAGAAAGCGCACTGGCCATAGATAGAGAGTTCGATGGGTTTAATTAATTTCTCACTCAAGAATCGCTATGCCGTTCTCGCTGCAGCGATCGCATTTTGTTTGCTGGGAGCTGCGGTCATTCCCGGCATCACGGTCGACATCCTACCCGATTTCAAGAAGCCGGTTGTTGTCAGCTTCTTCTCTTATCCCGGCTTGCCCACACTCGACATGGAGAAGTCAGTCGCGTCGCGTGTCGAGCGAGCGTTGACTCTGGCCGGTAAGATCGAACATCAGGAATCGCGCACCGTTCCCGGCGCAACAGTCATCAAGGTCTTCTTCCAGCCGGGAGCTGATCCCAGCTCGGCGATGAATGACATCGTCAACCTTGAAGCGAGCGACATGTTCCACTTGCCGCCTGGGATTGAGTGGCCCTTTACGCTTCGCAGTGAACCATCGAATCTGCCGGTCGTTCTAGCTGCCATTTCCGGTGAGGGACTCAGCGAGTCCGAGTTGTATAGCATCGGATACTACGCCGTTCGAAACAAAATGGGAGGCCTCAAGGGAGTGCAGATTCCGCATCCGTTCGGCGGCAAATTTCGACAGATGATGATCTATGTCGATCCAGCCAAACTTCAGGCACATCATGTCAGTGCCACAGATGTTGTCGATGCATTGCAGAAGTCCAACCTCGTCCTCGCTGCAGGAACGGCGCAGATTGGCGAGACCGATTACCAGATTCACCCCAAGAACACACTGCCGACAACCGAAGAAATCGAAGCGATTCCCGTCGCTGTTCGCGGTGGCCGACCGATTTTTATTCGCGATGTTGGTCACGTCAAAGATGACGCTGCATTGCAGTACAACATCGTTCGAGTGAACGGAAAACGCAGCGTCTATTGTCCACTGCTTCGTGAACCGGGCGAGAACACCATCGCTGTCGTTGATCGTATTTACGAGGGAATTGCCACTGAAATCCCCAAGATGAAAGAGCGTGGCGATATCCCTGAAGCGACGGAGGTCACCCTCGTTTCCGACCAGTCGCACTACATTCGCAACGCGATGTCCAATCTCTTCAGTCAGGTCGGACTGGGAGCGATTCTGGTGGCGGTGGTCGTCTTCATTTTTCTGCGACGGTTCCTGCCAACACTGATTATTGTGTCGACGATCTTGTTGGCAATTTTGATCGGAGGTCTCGGTTTCGCATTCACCGGTCAGACCATCAACGTGATGACCCTTGGCGGAATCGCCTTAGCAATTGGAACCGTGGTCGATGCGGGGATCGTTGTCGTCGAGAACGTCATTCGGCATCAACGAATGGGGAAGTCACCACTCGATGCTGCCCGCGATGGAACCGAAGAAGTTTCGGGAGCGATTCTCGCTGGAACAATCACGACGCTCGCAGTGTTTTTGCCGGCAGTCTTTTTAACCGGGATGATTAAGTATTTGTTCGAGCCGCTTTCCCTCGCAGCGACGTTTACAATCGGCGCTTCATACATCCTTGCTTTGACCGTCGTCCCAGCTTTCTGTGCTACGTTTGTGCGTGAGCGCGTTCGTTCTAGAAGTGAGCCGACTTCAGAGAACGATTCAAATGAAAACGATGCCAAGCCTCATGGGGTCTATG is from Thalassoglobus sp. JC818 and encodes:
- a CDS encoding efflux RND transporter periplasmic adaptor subunit; this encodes MMRSAFRAYGKFAILLIVSIGISSCANQQPSPQRAEKQESIPVKLVSASETKVQRTTTQPATVHPYYRAEVRAKVSGYVGEVKADIGDVVEAGATLAVINVPEMRKQREIIEARITRFESEEARAQAGVQLAEANVRSAEAKLAQAKSEMNRADASLAAMEAEFNRTQDLVQRQSLESRVLDEVRKKRDSERANKEATASAINSAEADVAVAQAQLTSAQADLKADEAETAIAQRQLEEIDVLIDYSTLKAPFAGVVTQRHVDPGDLVRETSEVGSGKPLFVVSQMETVRIQIPVPEVDAALIRRGDSITLRFPSFPDEEPMTASVTRLAGDLDPSTRTMLVEAEVENSDGKLIPGMFGEASISLSTKIAATMLPARAVRFSETGEAYVYIVEGDSTVSVSPVETGLDDGLSIQIVAGLAPGQQVIDAHLKRFTDGEKVVPLSR